One Mycolicibacterium rufum genomic window, GTCCTCGATCCGCAGGGCGCCGACGCCGGTCATGACGCTGGCCCGCATGGTGGCCGGGGTGGGTTCGACGGTGGCGGTCACAGCGCACTCCTGGGGACGGGGGCGAGCAGCGCGCGCCCGAGGGGAGGGGAGAACTCGACGGGTGCGGCAGACGTCCGCGGGAGTGTCTCGATGAGCAGCTCGCGGGGCCCGGCCTGGTGGGTGCCGAGCAGGGATGCGGTGGTCTGGCCGACCGGCGCGGCGCTGAGCGTGCTGACCGGAGGGAAGTACCCATCCGTCACACGGTCAACCCCACTGCCAACCCTGCTGCCGAGCCCGTCGTCCACGCCTTCCGCTTCCGGTCCACACCCGCTCATCTGTTACACGGATTGCTCATTTGATTGCCTGTGATGAGGATCATTCTCTGAGCTATGCTCACATGTCAAGCGGTCATGCTCATATGAGCACAGCCCGGGTGAGCGGGAGCGGAGGGAGGGTGTGATGGGACCGGACGAGATGTTCCAGCGCGCCGTCATCGCCCGCCGCTATTACCTGGAAGGACGCACCCGCGTCGAGATCGCCGAGGAGTTCGGGCTGTCCCGGTTCAAGGTGGCGCGGATGCTCGAGGAAGCCCTCGAGTCCGGCATGGTCGAGATCACGATCCACGATCCGGGGTCGATCGACGTGGACCTGTCGGCCGCGCTGCAGAAGCGCTACGGCCTGCAGCACGCCTACGCCGTCGTCGCGCAGTCGAAGAACACCGCCGACCGGGTGGAAGCGGTCGCCAAGGCGATGGCCGACCTGCTGCAGTCCATCCTGCGCGAGGGCGACGTGATCGGGATCGACTGCGGCCGCACCATGACCCGCATCGCGCCGTACCTGCAGTCGCTACCGACGTGTGACGTCGTGCAACTGACCGGCCTGGCGGGCGGGCTGACGTCCAACGGCGCCGACCTGACGCGGCGGATCTCCGAGGTCACCGGCGGCCGGTCCTGGCCGCTGTACGCGCCCTACGTGGTCGCCGATGCCCGCACCGCCGAGAGCCTGGCCAGCACGCCTCCGATCAAGGACGCCTTCGCCAATCAGTCGCGCGTCACCTGCGCGCTGGTCTCGGTCGGGGGGTGGACGCCCGAGGCGTCCCAGGTCTACACCTCGATCTCCGAGGAGGAGGCCGCGGCGCTGTACGAGACCGGAGTG contains:
- a CDS encoding sugar-binding transcriptional regulator encodes the protein MGPDEMFQRAVIARRYYLEGRTRVEIAEEFGLSRFKVARMLEEALESGMVEITIHDPGSIDVDLSAALQKRYGLQHAYAVVAQSKNTADRVEAVAKAMADLLQSILREGDVIGIDCGRTMTRIAPYLQSLPTCDVVQLTGLAGGLTSNGADLTRRISEVTGGRSWPLYAPYVVADARTAESLASTPPIKDAFANQSRVTCALVSVGGWTPEASQVYTSISEEEAAALYETGVRAETCGLLLDANGTRVAGLDERRMGITEEGLRAIPTVIAICAGAEKITATRAVLRSGLVSALVTDTEIAAAVLD